DNA from Globicephala melas chromosome 11, mGloMel1.2, whole genome shotgun sequence:
GGCTGGACgtcaggaaaactgaatttgaGGGATGTTTCTGGAGATGTCACTAAACATGAATTCGTGTGTGTCTAAATCTCCCTTCCTGGGTCCTGGGTCCTGGGTGCTGTTCTGAACTGCAAAATTTGTAAACTCTCAGACCCTCATGACCTGCAAGTCAATCCTGCAGAAAATCTTACACAGCTTCATAATGTAATACATAGGAAGATGTTCATTGATAGCACCCTTATTTGTGGTGGGAGGGTGTTGGACCTAATCTGGGAGTCATCCTGGGTGAGGACACACACTGCAGACCTCTGtgcaataattaaaaataatagttctaGATGGGGTCTAGAGGTACGCACAGCAACACAGATTGAAaaactggcacacacacacaaaaccgtGGCATGAAAGggacaaagtaaaaatagaatgagATATATGACACAGTgtcatttatgtaaattaaaaacgCATGTACCGAAACCAAAAATACATGTTCTACAAAAACATatagcaagaaagaaaaggatgatcTTTCCAGTGATTTCTTATGGGGGTGGGAGacgaaaaatgaaattgaaaggcAATTAAAAAGgaatccataaataaataaaacaaatgaagggCCCTGTGGACATCAGTGATAAATAATTGAGGAGTAACATTCATCCGACTCCTTGAatgtgaaggagagagagagggacagacaaCTAGAGACAGTGAAAGGAGATGAGATTACAATGACTAGATCTTAAATTGTGTTCTGGGTACAGagtgctttcattctttttttaaaatattttaatttttttatttcggataatttatttttttaaaaaaaggatgaatcCACGAGGTGAACATGGAAGAATGTGATACACATACAATCGTTGAATAGTTTGAAAAACGAACTGTCAGGAgtgggattcgaacccacgcCTCCAGGGGAGACTGCGACCTGAACGCAGCGCCTTAGACCGCTCGGCCATCCTGACTCGCTGTTCGCAAGTGACACTCGGATTTCATTTCCGTGTCTACCTCAACgctagttaacttttttttttttccccctgaggaTGTGGAAATTCTTCGGTTAAAAAGCGAAACCACAGGTTTGCGAACGGACCCGGACGCCGACCGTGGGTGGAAGCGCAGGATAAGTGCCGGGTTGCCGGGGCCGCCGGGGGGCGTCTTCTGCATGAAAGCGGATTCGATTCCAGGCTGCCGCGGGCGTGGCGGCGCGGGCCTGGGTACCCAAGAGTAAGGGAACTTTTTCTCCATTCTCGACAGAATTCTTGTTCAAATAATGGCACCCACGTTGCTGAAGTTGCCTTACTTAAATTGACACCTGCTCCCAGGAGGTTTTAGGCTATTTATTCAGTTTGTTGCTCGCCGAGGCCCAGCCCTCTCGGGCGCTCGCTcattcctccctcctgtcctttCTGCTGTAAATCTCCCCGCTGGGGTTACCCTGGGGACCGGTGTAAGGGTGTCCGGGTGTCTTGCTTCTTGTTCCGAGTTATCCAGCTGTACACTGAGGATTTGTGGACTTTTCTGTATGGATGTTATACTGTTCTCAAAAGGAGGCCTCAAACTGAGACCTGTTCTGCCTTTCACTTTCTACAACTGTATCGCTTTATCTTCCATTAATTCTTATGGCTTTCCTAAATCTCTGTTTATGTCCAGCAAAGCTACCAGATCTGTACCACAAAGAGTTTCTAATTGGTATGGAACACTCCTCAAAGAGAATTTAGTTTAGGTCTTTGGAACTAAACCATGgagatacagttttttttttttttttttttttttaaggagaggaTAAACCCAAATTTTGACATCGGTTATATTTGAGTGATGAgattttgatcatttttatttttttaaatgaacttccGTATGTATTCAAGGAAAAAggctatttccattttaaattttaaaatgagagtaAATGTGCATGTGGTTGGGAGTGGACTCAGAGGTTTTGAGAAGGAATTTTGAGGAGACCTGAGTGGGTCTGGAGGCAGAAGGGACAGATAGATAAATTGGGATATGCAGAGAGATGGCGCGGAACAGTTGTTGTTGATAAGGGATGATAGAAGTTGTacagttatttttctcttaatttgaaTGTCTGAGCTCAACTATCTCACAGAATCTCTGTTAAAGAGAGGCAGGCCCTTTCAAACATGTGATGACCAGAGTTGGCATTTGGTGTGTGAAATGAAGTCTATCACTATCATTTCAGTAGCATTTGCGTTTTGGGGCTGATCTTTAGCTGTGGGGTGAGAGGTTTTTGTTTCTGGTTAAAAAAGAAACTCAGGCCTTGGAAATACTACAATTATTTGCAGTGGTGGAAGAGACGCCTTTTTGGTGCTTCTAAAATCACAGTATCACCGATTCTGCTTCAGGTGATTAAGACGGGCTTTGGCAAAGCATCAGCAAGGCcacctttcttctcttttggaAGGTTTGAAAATAAAGCCAGAACGACCAAgactgttcatttcttccaggcaCTGGTAGCTGGTGCCAGCTGGAAAGAAAGCCTCAGGGCTCATCAGATAAGTGCCTCATGTGAAGAGGCTAAACCTGGGAGGGGGGTGGACACAGATGTTTCCTAAGAATCTACTACCAGCTCAGTACTGTGTTTGGTAACCATTTTCCTTGAAGATCATGAGGAAATAGGAAGGGGAGAGAAGTCGCAGAAGTAATTAAAACCTATGACGAGTTCTCTTTCTACTCTCAGAGAGGGGTTCCTGTGGCAGCCCCATCTATTCGGAGTGagattttacatatacatttcaGGATACACATTGTACATTAAACTAGCAAAACAACTGCTTGAGGTTctcaagtatttttaaagaacttcggACTTTGTTTCTTGaacttgtttctttgttttttgaacttttttactttctaaaaGTACAATTTGAACACAAAtgaatacttctttttctttctggtgtgtgggcctctcactgttatagcctttcctgttgtggagcacaggctcagatgcgcaggctcagcggccatggctcacgagcccagccgctcggTGGGATGTGGGAtcattcccagaccggggcacgaacctgtgttttTTGCATAGgtaggcggactcttaaccagtgcgccaccagggaagcccgtaaactGCTTGATTTGCATTAAGGTCAGACCCTCTGTGAGGGGGACTATTCCTGATCCTTGCTTGGGGCAAATAGGGAAAAGTGGGCATCTCACTGAACTATCAGGGCCTTCAGAGTAGGAATCCAAAGGGCCTTTCCTCTGGAACGGTGGTTTAAAGATCAcccaagtttgtttgtttttccaattaTGAGGCACCACCACTAAAATTTCCCAAACATTTCCTCCAGAGGCTAAGGGCGGGTGGCCATTGGCACTGTGGCCTTATTGTAAATAGCTGGACAGTCCTGGGACAATAGCCCCCTCCCTGGTGAGCCCACTGCCATCAGGTCTGGGGATGGGTCTTGGATAAACAGAACCACACTGCTTTGGCTCACTGCATTCCCACGCAggtttctttcctctgtttttgtttcagttcCACTTGTTGGGATAAAGAAAGGAAGGTGCAGATGCTGTTTTCAGCAATCAGACAGACTTATTTATTAGGTTAAGACCATGGGCGACATCTATCCTGGAAACTGGAAAACCCAGTGGAAATGGAAGGTTGGAGCCTGGGTAAATATGCAGTCTATTGGGAAGACAAGACACACTTatatagggaaatgcaaatacaGACAACTGCGATCAATCCAGCTGTGCTGACACAATGGTGCAGCCTTCAGGGAACCCTGAGGAGAAGCAGCGTGTAGGAAAGCTGGGTGGGGAGACAGCGATTGGTGGTGCAGTGTGGAAGTGGGTGGTGGTCAAAGCTAATTAAAGGTATGGTGGAGGGTCTAAACCAAATGTTGGGTTGAGGCTGAGACAATGGCTGATAAAGTGGTGATCTTACTGAACGATGATGCCTGGAAATGCCTCTGAAATGGAGAGATTCTAGatcaaaaagaagaagagaaccTGAGACTTGTGGAGTCAACAAAGTGAGGTTGAGATGAGCCCCAGGCAAGGGAGAAACACGGGTGCAGAGAGGGGAACAGGGCCGAGGCATGGCTGTGAACACAACCTTTGAATTTTATCTAAAATTCTCCCCTCTATCAAACGTTCTGTCTGATCCCTTAGCCCTGCTCATTTCATCTCTTCTTTACTCTCCTTGCCAATTGCTCAGATCCACCCCAGGGGATATGACTTAAAAAATTTGACATATAGGCCCTAAAACTCTAGGGGCAGGCCAGATGTCCATCAATGGCCTGGGTTCACCTCACTTTCTTCTATCATGACTTCCCCCGCAAGTTCCTTTATGGGATTTCGGCCTCGGATCTTCCCTTCCCAGGATCCTTTGGGTTTTCTGCTTGCCTAAAACCTGTTCCTGTACATATTCCTATTCTGGACACCAAGATGTTTCTGTCACAACCCTCGGCCAGCCTAAGCCCATCTTGATCCCTGAGCTTCAAGTGCCTTCCTATAGGCTTTGGCCTCAAGGGCCAGGAGAACGCGAGAAGCGGTTGGAGTCCCCTCTCCGCCCCCTGAATATTGAAACAGAAACGGAAACAGATTAGGAAGGTCCTACACCCCACACTCTATCAGCAGCAACACAACCTTCTCAAGATTAATTAATCCCTACCCAACAGGAAGAAACAGGGGCTGGGTACAGCTGGCTGATGAAGCCCCAGGGGGTGATAGAGAAGGGGGTAAGAGCGAAGGGAAGCGGTTGAGCTGGGGTATTCCTTAAGGTACCCGTTGGCTGGGCTGAGGAGGGATCAGTTTAGAATGGAGGGTGTCTGTATCCCCAGAGGCAGAGTCCTGCCCTGTGGGCGAGAGTGGGATGTCCTTAGAAAGGTCCTTGGGATCAGCAACTACTGTGACTTCCTCAAGCCCATTAGTGATTGGGCAGATGGTCAGGGGCTTTTTACCACAGGACCACAGGCAGAAGAAGGGCCGGAGGGGGCCTGAGAAAGAGGCATTAGAGAAAGTATAGATATGGGATCCATCAGTCATGTTGTAGAAGCAGATGTCTCCTGACTcacagtccaggaagatcccaactCGGCGGGGGGGTCCCGCCAATGGGAGAGGGGTCCGCAGGGGGGTGAGAGCCCAGTACCCGTTTCCATACAACTCCACAGCCCAGAACCCATTCTCGGGAGTCATGGGGTCATATCCTTTCTTCATCACGTTCTCCCTACACACCCCGATTGCCCAGTCAGTCCtgtctcccacctccacctcccagtAATGTCTCCCCGAGGTGAAGGCCTCACGACCCAACACACAAGGCCAGGAGTCAAATCTCTCTGGTTTCTCAGGCAGTTTCTGACGTGAATCTTCCAGTCGGACAGATTTTGAATCCTCATACAGAaagaggtgggggtgggcggTATCTGGATCCAGAGTCACATCAactagagacagagagaaagtgaGTCTGAATATCAGTGAATGTTAAAGGTTGAAAGAAGTGGGACACTGCTCTAGCAGTTGACAGGTCTCCTCCGGAAGAGAGCTGCGTGGCCTGCTCAGCTGTCTCTAGTCCCCTCTTCCACCCACAGCCACAGGGTGATGTATGAACTGACTGCCCCCCGTGCCCCATGGGACCCTGTCAGAGGGGACTTGTCTTCTAGCCATCTTCCAAGGACCCTCTGTGTGCCTCACGGAAAACGTTGAGGCCATTTGCCATCGTCTATCCCCTCTATATCCCCATCACTAAAATATGttagtgttttttatttccaaGTACTGTAGGACTTTGAATCCCTGAAAGGTAGCTCCTCGGAGCCCTTGAGATATTTAGAGTCACTGACCTGCATGCAATGTAGCCTTTTTCCATTCTgcaaggggggaggagggaaagagtgTTATTGACACGTTTTATaataagagagagaaaaccttGTGGATGAAATAATTAGAAGAAGATAGAACTTACTGAGCTCTTCCAGGAGTTTCTctggaaaacaaacagaaataccTTAGTGACCTTCTAGAGTGGGCATGAGGGAGGGGACAAAACAGGTGTAAGAAACACACAAAGGAGTAACTGTTTACTTCATGACTACCTGATTGTTGAAGCATTATCAATAAATGAAGAACAGggattatgttttgttttctaagaagTATGCAGGAAGTTCCTACTGGCTTGGAATCAGATCTTTAGTCGTTACTGGGAAACCAAGTTAAAAGTAAGGATAGAGTCTGAAGGTGAGTAGTGAATAAACATCAGGTCTATTCTCTCAGAACTGGTTTTGACTCGTCTTGTACCCCAAACCTCTGTTATTCTTCATATTGGGTGCCACTGACTTCAGGAGCCTTATAATCCCCTCTGACTTTCAGAATTCTAGAATCAATTATCTTCCCATTGGCAGTCATCCTAAAGGACTTGGATCCAACCCCACTTGGAAGCATTCCCAAAAAGAAGACTGGGATTCTATGACTTACCTTTAGAGCTGAATTCATGCCTCTTCTGTCTGGATCTTTCCTTGTATAGTCTCCAAGTGAAAAATATGGACCCAATTGTGAGAAATCCTAGGACCATCAAGACCACAGCCACAGCCACCATCCAGGGAGTCAGCCTTGGGAAGAAGGGAGCTAAAACAAAATCCCCAAGAAGGACATTTGTTGAGAAGCTCAGAGCAAGTCCAGCTCCTCTCCTGACTCCAAAAGGGGGTGGAAGAGAGGATGACCTGGACCTCTCACATTCCTCCCATGGCAAAATAGTCCCTCCAATGCCACTCTGAGCTTTTCAGATAAATTTTGATCTTAGGTAAcagagagcagagaaagagaggaatgaaGATGAACAAGAGTCATTTGGGGACAGGACCTGTGAGATAAAAAATATAATGGACGAATTCCTGTTTTCATGGAAATTTCTCCTTAGCTATCAATGCAGGATGGGAGCCAAGGGGTTGAGGGAAGTAAATAAGGAAGGGGAAATGTCACATCTGAGTGCAACAGAATGGGACTCAATGACCAAAGAATAAGGAAAAGTTCCTGCCTGAACCAGAGATAGTGTGTAAGGAATAATGAGAAGATTTGCTTCCCTGAGGACCCTGGAAACTTAGACAGAGCTCTAGCATGGAATGGGGAGGAAGGCAAGGCAAGGGTGGAAACAGGAGAACTAATTTAGTTAGATCCAGAAGACCCCCCCAGAGACAAAGCTTCTCTACCAAGATATATCTCCCAAGATAGAAAATCTGGAATTTGTATGAGATCTAGGTAAAATTTATGCCTTCAGAATCTCTACTCTTCTAGTGAGGCTGGTGGGGCTTGGTGGGCAAGAGTTTAGGTGGGGGAAAGCTTAAGGTGAGGAAAATAGACAAGTCTGCCATGAGGTTACAGCCGGGCAGGTGTCCCATGTGATGTGGCCCTGAAGCTGTGTCAAAAAGGAACCTAGCACTGATTTCACTGACCTGGTATAGAAATCTCTACTTCCTTCTCTTGGCCGAGAAGGAGGTTCCGGATACAGCAGGACACATTCTTCATGGAGGTGTCCCTGATGATCACTGAAGCTGCCACGGTGAACAGACCTTCTTCATCAGGGTTCCTGGACTCTGACACGGATGGAAACTCCTCTCCCTTGGGAGTTCGCCACTGTACCCGGGGCTCTGGGTACCATCCCACTGAGGTACACTCCAGCCAGATCTCTCCACTCTCTTGAACTTCCATGTGGATGTGAGGATCAGAGCCCAGAGCTATGGAGAAAGGAGACAACTTACTCCTTTAGCGGACATCCTTCTGGGAGGCTTATAACCACAGGGCTACGTAGTTTGAGAAAGAGAAACCCAAGGGAACTGGGGATGAGGGGGACTCATCTCCATAGTTTATTACACAAGGAAACAGAGGTATCAATAAAAGAATACATCTTATCAGAGAGGGGTGCTGTGTTGGGATTTAGTGTTGGAATTGTGGGCAGGAGTTTGGTGGACAGACAAGGGGTCCGGTCAGCGGGAACAGCAAGCCCAGTGGCTTAGGGGTGGGTTAGTGAGTCTAGGCtgggagctccagagatgggagagAGCTCTGTGGTTGGAAGTATCATGAGAAGGCTTTGGGTAGGAAAAGGGCTAGGATTGAGAATGTAAGGATAAACAGAGAAGGAGTATCCTTGAGGAGAAGGGGGATTGGAGGTTCTTTGCACTGAGATTGTAGTTGACAATTTAAGTTTCACTTACCTGTGATACTGATTCAGGAATTTTCTTGAATGATTTCAACCTCatctacccccaccccccaattaaATTGACGTAAATCAACAGGAAgctgtttttcctttctgttcagcctaattattttcttacaattcCACAAAGTACAGAAAAACGGCTAGCTTCAGAGAAGAGTTCTTAAACACATATCCACAACTATTGGTTGAAATCCATATACCAAGTTGTGCGTGTACgtgaaaatgtgtattcttttcaTGAAAAGGGCCACCACCCTCAGCAGATTCTCAAAGGTGTCTATCACTCAGAAAAGGTAACAATGACAGTTTATGCTATCAAATCTCTAGGGCTTTATAACCAACCTTTAAGATACTTCCCTAAAAAGGAAATATGAGTTATATATGATGCTGCCACGTGGGGCACTCTGTTATGAGGCAGGGACCCAGATTTCACCCAggtatttttcaaactttatatttatttgacTACATACATGAAAAGCAATATAGTTGTATAGTATACATTGTAGGGCAGTCGAGGCACAGTAATAATATCTTACAAGTACATAATGCTTTTAGAATTGACCAAGCAGTTTCTCATATATtgtctcatttcatttcatttctgcaAAACCTTGCTTGAGAGGTGGTGCTTTCCCAGTTTTACAGTAGGAAATATAGCTCAGAAAGAGGTCTGTTTGATGCCAAGTGGGAAAGTCAGACCTCAATGTATACTTTCCTCCTGAGTGTTTACCATTTTCCTTGTTGTTTTACTCTGAAATTTGGcttgaaaggaaaaaggaaacaaaaacaaaaacttttgtaGGTAGATCAAGACCCTTAACAAGCAGCCATGCTCCATGATTTTAGGAAATTGGCCTTTGGGTACTAATCCATGAAGCGGCGTCAAAGTATGCATTGGGGTTGCTCACCACAGCCTTAATGTAATGGTGAAAAATAGACACAACTGAAATGGTTCATTCTGGGCTTTGATCAAGCAAATTATGGTCTATTAATAGAAGAGAATGTTATACAGTCATTGCATCTTACACTTCTTTAATTAATAACATGGGGAAATGCTTATGCTATAATTGAGAGAGAAGGGCAGGACATCATTGAAATAAAGCTCCGTCCAGAAAGGTAATTCCGCTGCTCCCTTTCCACTGTCAACTCAAACCCCCTTCCTACTCATCTCCTACCCTAGGCCTGCCAACCTCTTCCAGCCTAAAAGGGATTTGGGGAATGA
Protein-coding regions in this window:
- the BTN1A1 gene encoding butyrophilin subfamily 1 member A1 isoform X1; this translates as MELRWFREKISPAVFVRREGREQPGEQMAEYRGRVTLVEDRIAEGRVAVRIQDVKASDDGEYRCFFRQDENYEEATVPLKVAALGSDPHIHMEVQESGEIWLECTSVGWYPEPRVQWRTPKGEEFPSVSESRNPDEEGLFTVAASVIIRDTSMKNVSCCIRNLLLGQEKEVEISIPAPFFPRLTPWMVAVAVVLMVLGFLTIGSIFFTWRLYKERSRQKRHEFSSKEKLLEELKWKKATLHAVDVTLDPDTAHPHLFLYEDSKSVRLEDSRQKLPEKPERFDSWPCVLGREAFTSGRHYWEVEVGDRTDWAIGVCRENVMKKGYDPMTPENGFWAVELYGNGYWALTPLRTPLPLAGPPRRVGIFLDCESGDICFYNMTDGSHIYTFSNASFSGPLRPFFCLWSCGKKPLTICPITNGLEEVTVVADPKDLSKDIPLSPTGQDSASGDTDTLHSKLIPPQPSQRVP
- the BTN1A1 gene encoding butyrophilin subfamily 1 member A1 isoform X2, translating into MELRWFREKISPAVFVRREGREQPGEQMAEYRGRVTLVEDRIAEGRVAVRIQDVKASDDGEYRCFFRQDENYEEATVPLKVAALGSDPHIHMEVQESGEIWLECTSVGWYPEPRVQWRTPKGEEFPSVSESRNPDEEGLFTVAASVIIRDTSMKNVSCCIRNLLLGQEKEVEISIPAPFFPRLTPWMVAVAVVLMVLGFLTIGSIFFTWRLYKERSRQKRHEFSSKEKLLEELIDVTLDPDTAHPHLFLYEDSKSVRLEDSRQKLPEKPERFDSWPCVLGREAFTSGRHYWEVEVGDRTDWAIGVCRENVMKKGYDPMTPENGFWAVELYGNGYWALTPLRTPLPLAGPPRRVGIFLDCESGDICFYNMTDGSHIYTFSNASFSGPLRPFFCLWSCGKKPLTICPITNGLEEVTVVADPKDLSKDIPLSPTGQDSASGDTDTLHSKLIPPQPSQRVP